From Astyanax mexicanus isolate ESR-SI-001 chromosome 16, AstMex3_surface, whole genome shotgun sequence, one genomic window encodes:
- the ipo7 gene encoding importin-7, which translates to MDPNSLIEALRGTMDPNLREAAERQLNEGHAQVNFTSTLLQVTMSEQLDLPVRQAGVIYLKNMVTQFWSEGDNTNNEAPASNNIPDEDRQFIRDNIVEAIIHSPERIRVQLTTCIHHMIKHDYPAKWTAIVDKIGFYLQSDNSGCWLGILMCLYQLVKNYEYKKPDERQPLIAAMQIFMPMLKDRFIQLLPDPSSDSVLVQKQIFKILYALFQYNLPLELINRQNLTEWMEILKTVVDRDVPPETLQVDEDERPELPWWKCKKWALHILARLFERYGSPGNTTKEYTEFAELFLKGYAVAAQQVLLKVLYQYKEMQYVAPRVLQQTLNYINQGIAHAVTWKNLKPHIQGIIQDVVFPLMCYTDSDEELWQEDPYEYIRMKFDVFEDFISPTTAAQTLLYTACNKRKEVLQKTMGFCYQILTEPTSDPRKKDGALHMIGSLAEILLKKKIYKDQMEFMLQNHVFPLFRSELGYMRARACWVLHYFCEVKFKSDQNLQTALELTRLCLINDNEMPVKVEAAIALQVLISNQEKAKEYITPFIRPVMQALLHIVRETENDDLTNVIQKMICEYSEEVTPIAVEMTQHLAMTFNQVIQTGPDEEGGDDKAVTAMGILNTIDTLLSVVEDHKEITQQLEGICLQVIGTVLQQHVLEFYEEILSLAHSLTCQQVSPQMWQLLPLVFEVFQQDGFDYFTDMMPLLHNYVTVDTDTLLSDTKYLEIIYSMCKKILTGDPGEDPECHAAKLLEVIILQCKGRGIDQVVPLFVTTALERLTREVKTSELRTMCLQVAIAALYYSPPLLLNTLENLRFPNNTEPITNHFISQWLKDIDCFLGLHDRKMCVLGLCALMDLEQRPQAINQVAGQLLPATILLFSGLKRAYACRAEHENDDDDDEEDGEEDEDNAELGSDEDDIDEEGQEYLEMLAKQAGEGGDDEDWEEDDAEETALEGYTTLVDDEENPVDEYQIFKAILQNIQTRDPTWYQALTQALDEEQGKQLQDIGTLADQRRAAHESKMIEKHGGYKFTAPVVPSNFNFGGSAPGMN; encoded by the exons GCGTGATCTATTTGAAGAACATGGTCACACAATTCTGGAGTGAAGGCGACAACACAAACAATGAAGCCCCTGCCAGCAACAACATCCCCGACGAGGACCGCCAGTTCATCCGAGACAACATAGTGGAGGCCATCATCCACTCCCCAGAGCGCATCAG AGTGCAGCTCACCACCTGCATTCACCACATGATTAAGCATGACTACCCCGCCAAGTGGACGGCCATCGTGGACAAGATTGGGTTCTACCTGCAGTCTGACAACAGCGGCTGCTGGCTGGGCATCCTGATGTGCCTCTATCAGCTGGTGAAGAACTATGA gtatAAGAAGCCTGATGAGCGCCAGCCCCTGATTGCAGCCATGCAGATCTTCATGCCAATGCTGAAAGACCGATTCATCCAGCTGCTGCCCGACCCCTCCAGCGACTCTGTGCTGGTGCAGAAACAGATCTTCAAAATCCTCTATGCCCTCTTTCAG TATAATCTCCCACTGGAGCTGATTAACAGGCAGAACCTGACTGAGTGGATGGAGATTCTGAAGACTGTAGTGGACAGGGATGTACCTCCG GAGACCCTGCAGGTGGATGAGGATGAGAGACCTGAACTTCCCTGGTGGAAGTGTAAGAAGTGGGCCCTCCACATCCTGGCCCGGCTCTTTGAGAG ATATGGCAGCCCTGGCAACACAACCAAAGAGTACACAGAGTTCGCTGAACTGTTCCTCAAGGGTTACGCCGTGGCTGCTCAGCAg GTGCTGCTGAAGGTCCTGTATCAGTACAAAGAGATGCAATACGTAGCTCCCAGAGTCCTACAGCAGACACTGAACTACATTAACCAGGGCATTGCCCATGCAGTCACCTGGAAAAACCTAAAACCACACATCCAG GGCATCATTCAAGACGTGGTCTTCCCCCTCATGTGCTACACAGACAGTGATGAGGAGCTGTGGCAGGAGGATCCCTACGAGTATATCCGCATGAAGTTTG ATGTGTTTGAGGACTTCATCTCCCCCACCACAGCCGCTCAGACCCTGCTGTACACCGCCTGTAACAAAAGGAAAGAA GTGCTGCAGAAAACCATGGGCTTCTGTTACCAGATCCTTACTGAGCCCACATCTGATCCCCGTAAGAAGGACGGCGCCCTTCATATGATTGGCTCTCTGGCTGAGATTCTGCTCAAG AAAAAGATCTACAAGGATCAGATGGAGTTTATGCTGCAGAACCATGTCTTCCCTCTCTTCCGCAGTGAGCTTGGTTACATGAGAGCAAGG GCCTGTTGGGTCCTGCATTACTTCTGTGAGGTGAAGTTTAAGAGTGACCAGAACCTGCAGACGGCCCTGGAGCTGACTCGCCTCTGTCTCATCAATGACAACGAGATGCCCGTCAAAGTAGAGGCGGCCATCGCTCTGCAGGTCCTCATCAGTAATCAAGAGAAAG CCAAAGAATACATCACCCCCTTTATCCGGCCAGTGATGCAGGCTCTCCTTCACATTGTGCGCGAGACCGAGAACGATGATCTCACCAACGTCATCCAGAAGATGATCTGCGAGTACAGCGAGGAGGTGACCCCCATTGCTGTGGAGATGACCCAGCATCTG GCTATGACCTTCAACCAAGTGATCCAGACCGGCCCTGATGAGGAGGGGGGAGATGATAAGGCAGTAACGGCCATGGGCATCCTTAACACTATCGACACACTCCTCAGCGTGGTGGAGGACCATAAAGAG ATCACGCAGCAGTTGGAGGGGATCTGCCTGCAGGTGATCGGCACGGTGCTGCAGCAGCACGTTCTAG aGTTCTACGAAGAGATCCTGTCCCTGGCCCACAGTCTGACGTGTCAGCAGGTGTCTCCTCAGATGTGGCAGCTCCTTCCTCTGGTGTTTGAGGTCTTCCAACAGGATGGTTTTGACTACTTTACAG ATATGATGCCTCTCCTTCACAACTATGTTACAGTCGACACGGACACGCTTCTGTCTGATACGAAGTACCTTGAAATAATCTACAGCATGTGCAAAAAG attttgACAGGCGACCCAGGAGAGGACCCAGAGTGTCACGCTGCAAAGTTGTTGGAAGTAATCATTCTCCAGTGCAAAGGACGTGGTATTGACCAG GTGGTGCCCTTGTTCGTAACCACAGCGCTGGAGCGTCTGACGCGGGAGGTGAAGACCAGTGAGCTGAGGACCATGTGTCTGCAGGTGGCCATCGCTGCTCTGTACTACAGCCCTCCTCTGCTGCTCAACACCCTGGAGAACCTGCGCTTCCCCAACAACACTGAACCAATCACCAACCACTTCATCTCCCAGTGGCTCAAAGACATCGACTGCTTCCTTGG ACTCCACGACAGAAAGATGTGTGTGTTAGGACTCTGTGCTCTTATGGATCTTGAGCAGAGGCCACAGGCTATCAATCAAGTAGCCGGTCAGCTCCTCCCAGCTACCATTCTTCTTTTCAGCGGTTTAAAGAGAGCCTACGCCTGCAGGGCTGAGCATGAGAATGATGACGATGACGATGAAGAAGATggagaggaggatgaggacaATG CTGAGCTTGGAAGTGATGAAGATGACATTGATGAGGAAGGCCAGGAGTACCTGGAGATGCTAGCCAAGCAAGCCGGAGAGGGCGGAGACGACGAGGACTGGGAGGAAGACGATGCTGAGGAGACTGCGCTGGAGGGCTACACTACTTTAGTGGATGATGAGGAGAACCCAGTGGATGAATACCAGATCTTCAAAGCCATATTACAGA ATATCCAGACCCGTGATCCCACATGGTACCAGGCACTCACCCAGGCTCTGGATGAAGAGCAGGGCAAACAGCTTCAGGACATTGGCACACTCGCAGATCAGAGACGAGCGGCACATG